Proteins encoded in a region of the Zea mays cultivar B73 chromosome 4, Zm-B73-REFERENCE-NAM-5.0, whole genome shotgun sequence genome:
- the LOC103654811 gene encoding syntaxin-124, whose protein sequence is MNDLFSSASFKKYADLKQQVVLDDMEAGGGGGEAEGAGLDGFFEDVEGVKEDLRGMEALCRRLQSAHEESKTAHDARAVKALRARMDADVDEVLRRAKAVKDRLEALDRASAASRKVAGCGPGSSTDRTRTSVVTGLGKKLKDLTDDFQSLRTRMAAEYRETVARRYYTVTGEEAADSTVEALISSGQSETFLRKAIQEQAAGRGQVLDTVSEIQERHGAVVEVERSLRELHQVFLDVAALVEAQGHQLNDIESHVARASSFVLRGAVELEAAREYQRSGRKWACVAVVAGAVLVVVIVLPVLVNFHLLSLRR, encoded by the exons ATGAACGACCTCTTCTCGTCGGCCTCGTTCAAGAAGTACGCCGACCTGAAGCAGCAGGTGGTGCTGGACGACAtggaggccggcggcggcggcggcgaggcggAGGGCGCGGGCCTGGACGGGTTCTTCGAGGACGTGGAGGGAGTGAAGGAGGACCTGCGCGGGATGGAGGCGCTGTGCCGGCGGCTGCAGTCGGCGCACGAGGAGAGCAAGACGGCGCACGACGCCCGCGCCGTCAAGGCCCTCCGCGCCCGCATGGACGCCGACGTCGACGAGGTGCTCCGCCGCGCCAAGGCCGTGAAGGACAGGCTGGAGGCGCTCGACCGCGCCAGCGCCGCCAGCCGCAAGGTCGCCGGCTGCGGGCCAGGCTCGTCCACCGACCGCACCCGCACCTCCGTCGTCACCGGACTCGGCAAGAAGCTCAAGGACCTCACGGACGACTTCCAG AGCCTGCGGACGCGCATGGCGGCGGAGTACAGGGAGACGGTGGCGCGGCGGTACTACACGGTGACCGGCGAGGAGGCGGCGGACAGCACGGTCGAGGCGCTCATCTCGTCGGGGCAGAGCGAGACGTTCCTGCGGAAGGCGATCCAGGAGCAGGCAGCAGGGCGCGGGCAGGTGCTGGACACGGTGTCGGAGATCCAGGAGCGGCACGGCGCGGTGGTGGAGGTCGAGCGCAGCCTCAGGGAGCTGCACCAGGTGTTCCTGGACGTGGCGGCGCTGGTGGAGGCGCAGGGCCACCAGCTGAACGACATCGAGAGCCACGTGGCGCGTGCCAGCTCCTTCGTGCTCCGCGGGGCTGTCGAGCTCGAGGCGGCGCGGGAGTACCAGAGGAGCGGCCGCAAGTGGGCGTGCGTCGCCGTCGTCGCCGGCGCCGtgctcgtcgtcgtcatcgtgctCCCCGTCCTCGTCAACTTCCACCTCCTGAGCTTGAGACGGTAG
- the LOC100303943 gene encoding uncharacterized protein isoform X1, with protein MTGGKRFGGGRVPTGTPSLAWSSVVIVASLLVGASIVHNIYKPDMTIPPVEGAAGGGGQES; from the exons ATGACCGGTGGCAAGAGGTTCGGCGGCGGGCGGGTGCCGACGGGGACCCCGTCCCTCGCGTGGTCGTCCGTCGTCATCGTCGCCTCCCTCCTCGTTGGCGCCTCCATCGTCCACAACATCTACAAGCCTGACATG ACCATTCCACCTGTGGAGGGtgccgccggcggcggcggccaagAAAGCTGA